The following coding sequences lie in one Euzebyales bacterium genomic window:
- a CDS encoding NADP-dependent oxidoreductase: MEVPTRNRQWRLAHRPDGRFADDDVELSDGDVPSPAEGEALVRVDYLSMDPTIRGWMSHDTYLPKIPVGGVVRGLGVGTVVASRSERYPEGAMVTGMTGWQELAIADGGRRSMQVLPDGTDPLDAVGLFGPTGLAAYFGLLDVGRPQPGDTVLVSGAAGATGSVAGQIAKVHGCRVVGTAGGPDKCRTVVDDYGFDACIDYRGDSLGDRVAEECPDGIDVFFDNVGGDVLEAALRNLAIGARIVVCGAISRYDGAPPRGPRNYTQLIMRRARMEGFLVFDHAERYPEAMADLGRWAAEGAITHHVDVVDGFENVPTAFARLFTGDKIGKNAVRL; the protein is encoded by the coding sequence ATGGAGGTCCCGACCCGCAACCGCCAATGGCGCCTCGCGCACCGGCCCGACGGTCGCTTCGCCGACGACGACGTCGAGCTGTCCGACGGTGACGTGCCGAGCCCGGCCGAGGGCGAGGCGCTCGTGCGGGTGGACTACCTCTCGATGGATCCGACGATCCGCGGCTGGATGTCCCACGACACGTACCTGCCGAAGATCCCGGTGGGTGGGGTCGTGCGCGGACTCGGCGTCGGTACGGTCGTCGCGTCCCGTAGTGAGCGCTATCCCGAGGGCGCGATGGTCACCGGCATGACGGGCTGGCAGGAGCTCGCCATCGCCGACGGTGGACGCCGCAGCATGCAGGTGCTGCCCGACGGCACGGATCCGCTGGACGCCGTCGGGTTGTTCGGGCCGACCGGCCTGGCCGCCTACTTCGGACTGCTCGACGTCGGCCGCCCACAGCCGGGTGACACCGTGTTGGTCAGTGGCGCGGCCGGCGCCACCGGGTCCGTCGCCGGCCAGATCGCCAAGGTGCACGGCTGCCGGGTCGTCGGCACCGCGGGTGGGCCGGACAAGTGCCGGACCGTGGTGGACGACTACGGGTTCGACGCGTGCATCGACTATCGGGGTGACTCGCTGGGCGACCGCGTAGCCGAGGAGTGCCCCGACGGCATCGACGTGTTCTTCGACAACGTCGGCGGCGATGTACTCGAGGCGGCACTGCGCAACCTGGCGATCGGGGCGCGCATCGTCGTGTGCGGGGCGATCTCGCGGTACGACGGGGCACCGCCACGTGGTCCGCGCAACTACACGCAGCTGATCATGCGTAGGGCCCGCATGGAGGGCTTCCTCGTGTTCGATCACGCCGAGCGCTACCCCGAGGCGATGGCCGACCTCGGTCGCTGGGCCGCCGAGGGCGCGATCACCCACCACGTCGACGTCGTCGACGGCTTCGAGAACGTCCCGACAGCCTTCGCGCGTCTGTTCACGGGTGACAAGATCGGCAAGAACGCCGTGCGCCTGTAG
- a CDS encoding long-chain-fatty-acid--CoA ligase, with the protein MTRVAPSPLTPLRFLERAAEVHGDKVAIVHGDRRTTYGAFADEATRVAHALRASGIAPGDRVAYLCLNTPEMLIAHFAVPLAGAVLVAINTRLSADEVRYICDHSGAKLLVVDAELHDAVTPIADDLATVDEIVTVIDPESDAVPSDEVAGPTYDVLRDRGADDPLPWTVDDELATISINYTSGTTGRPKGVMYTHRGAYLNALGEVLHSEHSPDSVYLWTLPMFHCNGWCTTWGVTAIGGRHVCLRAVRGDRIWDLLEAEGVTHLNGAPTVLNTIANTEQAHPLDRQLIVTTAGAPPSPTVIAKLEEINARIIHVYGLTETYGPYSVCEYQPDWGDLDVDERATLLARQGVGMVTAERMRVVNDDMEDAPADGQTMGEIVMTGNNVMAGYFDDEEATDEAFRGGWFHSGDLGVMHSDGYVELKDRAKDVVVSGGENISTVEVEQALESHDAVADVAVIGVPDDQWGERPKAFVVLADGADVDEAQLIEHVRQRIARYKAPDAVAFVDELPRTSTGKVQKFELREREWEGRDTRIQG; encoded by the coding sequence ATGACCCGTGTCGCACCGTCCCCGCTGACCCCGCTGCGGTTCCTCGAACGCGCCGCGGAGGTCCACGGCGACAAGGTCGCCATCGTCCATGGCGACCGCCGCACGACCTACGGGGCGTTCGCGGACGAGGCGACGCGCGTCGCACATGCGCTGCGCGCCTCGGGCATCGCACCCGGCGATCGGGTCGCGTACCTCTGCCTGAACACACCGGAGATGCTGATCGCCCACTTCGCGGTGCCGCTGGCCGGCGCCGTGCTCGTGGCGATCAACACGCGTCTGTCGGCCGACGAGGTCCGCTACATCTGCGACCACTCGGGGGCGAAGCTTCTCGTCGTCGACGCCGAACTGCACGACGCCGTCACGCCGATCGCGGACGATCTGGCGACGGTCGACGAGATCGTCACGGTCATCGACCCGGAGTCTGACGCGGTGCCCTCCGACGAGGTCGCCGGACCGACGTACGACGTGCTGCGGGACCGGGGCGCCGACGATCCGCTGCCGTGGACGGTCGACGACGAGCTGGCGACCATCTCCATCAACTACACCTCCGGCACCACCGGCCGACCCAAGGGTGTGATGTACACCCATCGTGGCGCCTACCTCAACGCGCTCGGTGAGGTGCTGCACTCCGAGCACTCGCCCGACTCGGTCTACCTGTGGACGCTGCCGATGTTCCACTGCAACGGGTGGTGCACGACGTGGGGCGTCACAGCGATCGGCGGGCGGCACGTGTGCCTGCGCGCTGTCCGGGGCGACCGGATCTGGGACCTGCTGGAGGCCGAGGGCGTCACCCACCTCAACGGCGCGCCGACCGTGCTGAACACCATCGCCAACACGGAGCAGGCGCACCCGCTGGACCGGCAGCTGATCGTGACGACCGCGGGTGCCCCACCGAGTCCCACCGTCATCGCCAAGCTCGAGGAGATCAACGCACGGATCATCCACGTGTACGGCCTGACCGAGACCTACGGCCCCTACTCGGTGTGTGAGTACCAGCCGGACTGGGGCGACCTCGACGTCGACGAGCGCGCGACGTTGCTGGCACGCCAGGGCGTCGGCATGGTCACCGCCGAGCGGATGCGCGTCGTCAACGACGACATGGAGGACGCCCCGGCTGACGGTCAGACCATGGGCGAGATCGTGATGACCGGCAACAACGTCATGGCCGGTTACTTCGACGACGAGGAGGCCACCGACGAGGCGTTCCGGGGTGGGTGGTTCCACTCGGGCGACCTGGGGGTCATGCACTCCGACGGCTATGTCGAGCTGAAGGATCGGGCCAAGGACGTGGTCGTGTCCGGAGGCGAGAACATCTCGACGGTGGAGGTGGAGCAGGCGCTGGAGAGCCACGACGCGGTGGCCGACGTCGCCGTGATCGGCGTGCCCGACGACCAGTGGGGGGAGCGCCCGAAGGCGTTCGTGGTGCTGGCAGACGGCGCAGACGTCGACGAGGCGCAGCTGATCGAGCACGTCAGGCAGCGCATCGCGCGGTACAAGGCGCCGGACGCGGTCGCGTTCGTGGACGAGCTCCCGCGCACGTCGACCGGCAAGGTGCAGAAGTTCGAGCTGCGCGAGCGCGAATGGGAGGGGCGCGACACCCGCATCCAGGGCTGA
- a CDS encoding LLM class flavin-dependent oxidoreductase: MRLSVMIEPQQGMTYAQILAVAQRADAVGMAGMYRSDHYTPIGAPADASTTDAWATLAGLARETSRITLGTMVTPATFRPVGNLAKVVATVAEMAGTLDGAPRVHVGMGTGWHEPEHHQHGFPFEDIATRFRRLDEHMQVLRGLWDPAREPFSFNGEFVTIDGARFHAVPEPRPRVIVGGTGRRKTPTLAARYADELNTVYQSPDDCRGMRVAMDEACEREGRDPDTLPLTLMTGCVVGADHDAFRARADRVHAVVGSGDLDSWLDELRGTWILGGPEQAADHLGRLAAAGVTGVLLQHQTPDDLDMLDEVMTQVAPRL, from the coding sequence ATGCGCCTGTCCGTCATGATCGAGCCCCAGCAGGGCATGACCTATGCCCAGATCCTGGCGGTCGCACAGCGCGCCGACGCTGTCGGGATGGCCGGCATGTATCGCAGCGACCACTACACGCCGATCGGTGCCCCGGCCGACGCATCCACGACCGATGCCTGGGCGACGCTGGCCGGTCTGGCACGCGAGACCTCCCGGATCACACTCGGCACGATGGTCACACCGGCGACGTTCCGCCCGGTCGGCAACCTGGCGAAGGTCGTCGCCACCGTCGCTGAGATGGCCGGCACGCTCGACGGGGCGCCCCGCGTCCACGTGGGCATGGGGACCGGCTGGCACGAACCCGAACACCACCAGCACGGCTTCCCGTTCGAGGACATCGCCACGCGGTTCCGCCGGCTCGACGAGCACATGCAGGTGCTGCGCGGCCTGTGGGATCCCGCGCGCGAACCGTTCAGCTTCAACGGTGAGTTCGTCACGATCGACGGCGCACGGTTCCACGCGGTCCCCGAGCCGCGGCCCCGCGTGATCGTCGGCGGCACCGGGCGACGCAAGACGCCCACGCTCGCCGCACGCTACGCCGACGAGCTCAACACCGTCTACCAGTCCCCGGACGACTGCCGCGGGATGCGGGTCGCGATGGACGAGGCCTGCGAACGCGAGGGTCGCGACCCGGACACGCTGCCCCTGACGTTGATGACGGGCTGTGTCGTGGGCGCCGACCACGATGCGTTCCGCGCCCGCGCCGACCGTGTGCACGCCGTCGTCGGCTCGGGCGATCTCGACAGCTGGCTCGACGAGCTGCGTGGGACATGGATCCTCGGCGGGCCCGAGCAGGCCGCGGACCACCTCGGACGGCTCGCGGCGGCCGGCGTGACGGGCGTGCTGCTGCAGCACCAGACACCCGATGACCTCGACATGCTCGACGAGGTCATGACGCAGGTCGCGCCCCGCCTGTAG
- a CDS encoding asparagine synthase-related protein, protein MTHDVSDQQVEGAPPSAHAAEPGGVGGGDDGEATRMLERISHRGPDGSGSRRVGPTWLGHRRLAIIDVEGGTQPLIDERGNVLVGNGEIYNHAALRAELGPDRFATSSDNETALRAVVAWGPQAIDRLRGMFAFAVAAEDGTLLAARDPLGIKPLYWAREEGRTIFASELRAFPEEVRPLIEAFPPGHWWTRSDGLHPFADLSARGRPFETRDEARDAIRDVVIRAVEDRMMADVEVGVLLSGGLDSSIVAAVAARDAARRGMRLQSFAVGVEGSPDLEAARVVAEALDLDHHERIYTAEEAYNVLDDAVRVIEHFDPALVRSAVPNHLVAELAARHVKVVLTGEGADELFAGYDYLRDVQPEDLEAELLRSVRGLHNLNLQRADRTSMAHGLEARVPFLDLDVIAVAARVPVTWKLPGEHGQEKRLLREAFAEWLPDDILWRRKAQFGDGSGAADALGAAISARLDDADADEQAARHEGLPTPRSAEEAVYQRMFARHLGGIRADKVLGMSPHT, encoded by the coding sequence GTGACCCATGACGTGTCGGACCAGCAGGTGGAGGGCGCGCCGCCTTCCGCACACGCTGCCGAACCGGGTGGCGTCGGAGGCGGCGACGACGGCGAGGCGACGCGGATGCTCGAGCGCATCAGCCATCGCGGGCCGGACGGCAGCGGCAGCCGTCGCGTCGGACCCACGTGGCTGGGCCACCGGCGGCTCGCGATCATCGATGTCGAGGGCGGCACCCAGCCGCTGATCGACGAACGCGGCAACGTGCTGGTCGGCAACGGCGAGATCTACAACCACGCCGCGCTCCGGGCCGAGCTCGGTCCCGACCGGTTCGCCACGTCGTCGGACAACGAGACCGCGCTGCGGGCCGTCGTGGCGTGGGGTCCCCAGGCCATCGACCGCCTCCGCGGGATGTTCGCGTTCGCGGTTGCCGCCGAGGACGGCACCCTGCTGGCGGCGCGCGACCCGTTGGGCATCAAGCCGCTGTACTGGGCGCGCGAGGAGGGGCGCACGATCTTCGCATCGGAGCTGCGGGCCTTCCCCGAGGAGGTCCGGCCGCTGATCGAGGCGTTCCCGCCGGGGCACTGGTGGACGCGCAGCGACGGCCTGCACCCGTTCGCCGACCTGTCGGCGAGAGGGCGCCCGTTCGAGACGCGTGACGAGGCCCGCGACGCGATCCGCGATGTCGTCATCCGGGCGGTCGAGGACCGGATGATGGCCGACGTCGAGGTGGGCGTGCTGCTGTCGGGTGGCCTGGACTCATCGATCGTGGCGGCGGTCGCGGCGCGCGACGCCGCCCGGCGGGGCATGCGCCTCCAGTCGTTCGCCGTCGGCGTCGAGGGCAGCCCCGACCTTGAGGCCGCCCGCGTCGTGGCCGAGGCGCTCGATCTCGACCACCACGAGCGCATCTACACGGCCGAGGAGGCATACAACGTGCTCGACGACGCGGTCCGGGTCATCGAGCACTTCGACCCCGCCCTGGTGCGCAGCGCGGTACCCAACCACCTCGTGGCCGAGCTCGCCGCCCGGCACGTCAAGGTGGTGCTCACGGGGGAGGGCGCCGACGAGCTGTTCGCCGGCTACGACTACCTTCGGGACGTGCAGCCGGAGGACCTCGAAGCAGAACTGCTCCGCAGCGTCCGCGGTCTGCACAACCTCAACCTGCAGCGTGCCGACCGGACGTCGATGGCCCACGGGCTGGAGGCGCGCGTGCCGTTCCTGGATCTCGACGTGATCGCAGTCGCGGCCCGCGTCCCGGTCACCTGGAAGCTGCCCGGTGAACACGGTCAGGAGAAGCGCCTGCTCCGCGAGGCCTTCGCGGAGTGGTTGCCCGATGACATCCTCTGGCGCCGCAAGGCCCAGTTCGGCGATGGCAGCGGCGCCGCCGACGCGCTCGGCGCCGCCATCTCGGCACGCCTCGACGACGCCGACGCGGACGAGCAGGCGGCCCGACACGAGGGCCTGCCGACGCCGCGGTCAGCGGAGGAGGCCGTCTACCAGCGCATGTTCGCCCGCCACCTCGGTGGGATCCGCGCCGACAAGGTGCTCGGCATGTCACCCCACACCTGA
- a CDS encoding AI-2E family transporter, with translation MTDQLADTPSDDRDAQQREEELLREHGIDPEDPRLDHEIRRLRAGATKSQPYGAPGDPILKQSAFHTAVQAALGVLIVGALGWTVFLVRDVVLILVVALFLAIGLSPAVEYLRHHGFGPVLAPATVIIGVLLLIATTLIAGLPPLVNQGTALREQVPQYLREGVERNAVLRDIDARVGLLERVEDVTDETSGAAVLEEQPPARVLGLAMGVAKAVFGVVTALVLTLYFLAAYRGIKSAAYRLVPNSRRARVTLLTDEILDRIGRYVLGNLATSAVAGVAATVVLWWLDVPYPIALGLFVALMDVVPLVGATIGAVVSSAMAFTVSAGAGVAAIAFFIIYQQFENFVLVPKVMRHAIDVSPAATIVAILIGGALLGVVGALLAVPTAAAIQLVFTEVVLPRQQAA, from the coding sequence ATGACTGACCAGCTGGCCGACACCCCATCGGACGATCGCGACGCGCAGCAGCGCGAAGAGGAACTGCTGCGCGAGCACGGGATCGATCCCGAGGACCCGCGCCTGGACCACGAGATCCGCAGGCTTCGCGCCGGCGCGACCAAGTCCCAGCCCTACGGGGCCCCCGGCGACCCGATCCTCAAGCAGTCGGCGTTCCACACCGCGGTGCAGGCGGCACTCGGCGTCCTGATCGTGGGCGCGCTGGGCTGGACGGTGTTCCTGGTCCGCGATGTCGTGCTCATCCTCGTCGTGGCGCTCTTTCTCGCCATCGGGCTGTCGCCCGCGGTCGAGTACCTGCGTCATCACGGCTTCGGCCCGGTGCTCGCACCTGCGACGGTGATCATCGGCGTGCTGCTGCTCATCGCCACCACACTCATCGCGGGGCTCCCGCCGCTGGTGAACCAGGGCACCGCGCTGCGCGAACAGGTGCCGCAGTACCTGCGCGAAGGCGTCGAACGCAACGCCGTGCTCCGCGACATCGACGCGCGGGTCGGGTTGCTGGAGCGCGTCGAGGATGTCACGGACGAGACCAGCGGTGCCGCGGTGCTCGAGGAGCAGCCACCGGCGCGGGTCCTCGGGCTGGCGATGGGCGTCGCGAAGGCCGTCTTCGGCGTGGTCACGGCGCTGGTGCTGACCTTGTACTTCCTGGCCGCCTACCGGGGCATCAAGTCGGCTGCGTACCGCCTGGTGCCCAACTCGCGCCGGGCGCGGGTCACGCTGTTGACCGACGAGATCCTCGACCGCATCGGTCGATACGTCCTCGGCAACCTCGCGACGTCGGCGGTGGCGGGCGTCGCCGCGACCGTCGTGCTGTGGTGGCTGGATGTGCCCTACCCGATCGCGCTGGGACTGTTCGTCGCGCTCATGGACGTCGTGCCACTGGTCGGCGCGACCATCGGCGCCGTCGTGTCGTCGGCGATGGCCTTCACAGTGTCAGCCGGCGCGGGCGTCGCCGCGATCGCCTTCTTCATCATCTACCAGCAGTTCGAGAACTTCGTGCTGGTGCCCAAGGTCATGCGGCACGCCATCGACGTGTCGCCCGCCGCGACGATCGTGGCCATCCTGATCGGTGGAGCTCTGCTCGGCGTCGTCGGCGCGCTACTGGCCGTGCCCACGGCGGCGGCCATCCAGTTGGTGTTCACCGAAGTCGTCCTGCCACGGCAGCAGGCCGCCTGA
- a CDS encoding ABC transporter substrate-binding protein: MRARPPRWYPFTADRAGAVPRLAVLAVTLLLLAGCGGAAESDGEAADAGGEDTEAAAGETSEAADDGAAADGEPIRIGTLTALSGPFAPWGVNVTNGMQMAVAEINEAGGVDGRPLELVERDTASDPQEGVTAFRGMIDQDGVIAAGGVISSDVGLATARIAEQSEVPLFLVKAGSGAILTSDSRYTFRTCLPAAPMTMGPVADYLEQEGLTRAGAIIADYEWGRAIESAFDATLGEAGIETQVEVAPVTDTDFTSYLRSLQGFEPDVIVATGHPPGSGAITSQSAELGLDTLVTGPWTVLSSVMEGVGDAAFDRFVDFDCADYSDSEYQELAARYNEQFDAFMEDDAVAAYGIVTMLAEAVGEVGDDPAAIAEYLHGAEFDLPGYPSTLSWTEWGELANSTPVVSVIREEEPPEGVNPDANWYPEVLLVADPLEPYQPE; the protein is encoded by the coding sequence ATGCGTGCACGTCCACCACGTTGGTACCCGTTCACGGCCGATCGGGCGGGCGCCGTCCCTCGGCTCGCAGTGCTCGCCGTGACCCTGCTGCTGCTCGCCGGATGCGGGGGTGCGGCCGAGAGCGACGGTGAGGCCGCCGACGCCGGCGGTGAGGACACAGAGGCCGCGGCGGGCGAGACGTCCGAAGCGGCCGACGACGGCGCCGCCGCCGACGGCGAGCCGATCCGCATCGGGACGCTCACCGCGCTCAGTGGACCGTTCGCTCCCTGGGGCGTCAACGTCACCAACGGCATGCAGATGGCCGTCGCGGAGATCAACGAGGCCGGTGGCGTGGACGGACGACCGTTGGAGCTCGTCGAGCGTGACACGGCGAGTGATCCGCAGGAGGGTGTCACCGCATTCCGCGGAATGATCGATCAGGACGGCGTGATCGCCGCCGGTGGCGTGATCTCCAGCGATGTCGGCCTCGCGACCGCGCGCATCGCCGAGCAGAGCGAGGTCCCGCTGTTCCTCGTGAAGGCGGGCTCCGGTGCGATCCTGACGTCCGACAGCCGCTACACGTTCCGCACGTGCCTGCCGGCGGCGCCGATGACCATGGGTCCGGTCGCCGACTACCTGGAGCAGGAGGGTCTCACGAGGGCGGGGGCCATCATCGCCGACTACGAATGGGGTCGCGCGATCGAGTCGGCGTTCGACGCGACGCTGGGCGAGGCGGGCATCGAGACCCAGGTCGAGGTCGCGCCGGTGACCGACACCGACTTCACGAGCTACCTGCGGTCACTGCAGGGCTTCGAGCCCGACGTGATCGTCGCGACCGGGCATCCGCCGGGTTCGGGCGCGATCACGAGCCAGTCCGCCGAGCTGGGCCTCGACACGCTGGTGACCGGGCCGTGGACCGTGCTGTCCAGCGTGATGGAGGGCGTCGGCGACGCCGCGTTCGACCGCTTTGTCGACTTCGACTGCGCCGACTACTCCGACAGCGAGTACCAGGAGCTGGCCGCCCGCTACAACGAGCAGTTCGACGCGTTCATGGAGGACGACGCGGTCGCCGCCTACGGCATCGTCACGATGCTGGCCGAGGCCGTCGGTGAGGTCGGCGACGACCCTGCCGCGATCGCCGAGTACCTGCACGGCGCGGAGTTCGACCTGCCCGGGTATCCGTCGACCCTCAGCTGGACCGAGTGGGGTGAGCTGGCGAACTCGACGCCCGTCGTGTCTGTCATCCGCGAGGAGGAGCCGCCCGAGGGCGTGAACCCGGACGCGAACTGGTACCCCGAGGTGCTGCTGGTGGCCGACCCGCTCGAGCCGTACCAGCCCGAGTAA
- a CDS encoding ABC transporter ATP-binding protein, producing MAILEVRGLTRHFGGLPAVDNVDIDVEPTEVFAVIGPNGAGKSTLLKMISGMLAPSAGSVVFDGVDITGRKPHRIRHTGIAKVLQTPRVFETMTTRENAALGAMFGGTGGRRTEREALGIADDVLHTLALRDKGDLPVSSLTLHEKRTLELARALAGRPRILLLDEVMAGLNPTELAIYIEVVRRVRDELGVTVVWVEHLMKAIAALADRVLVLNFGRRLAQGTADEVLSDPEVIEAYLGRGVAAQHGGTSEPAGGDQTGEGERSEQGPDDRTGGADAHR from the coding sequence ATGGCGATCCTCGAGGTCCGGGGACTGACCAGGCACTTCGGTGGCCTGCCCGCGGTCGACAACGTCGACATCGATGTCGAGCCGACCGAGGTCTTCGCGGTGATCGGGCCGAACGGCGCCGGCAAGAGCACGCTGCTCAAGATGATCAGCGGCATGCTGGCGCCGTCGGCAGGGTCCGTGGTCTTCGACGGCGTCGACATCACCGGTCGCAAGCCCCACCGCATCCGGCACACGGGCATCGCGAAGGTGCTGCAGACCCCGCGGGTGTTCGAGACGATGACCACGCGCGAGAACGCCGCCCTCGGCGCGATGTTCGGTGGCACCGGGGGCCGCCGTACCGAACGCGAGGCGCTCGGGATCGCCGACGACGTGCTCCACACGCTGGCATTGCGGGACAAGGGCGACCTGCCGGTCAGCAGCCTCACCCTGCACGAGAAGCGGACGCTCGAGCTGGCTCGCGCGCTGGCCGGACGCCCACGCATCCTGCTGCTCGACGAGGTGATGGCCGGGCTGAACCCGACCGAGCTGGCGATCTACATCGAGGTCGTGCGCCGGGTTCGTGACGAGCTCGGCGTCACGGTCGTGTGGGTCGAGCACCTGATGAAGGCCATCGCGGCCCTGGCCGACCGGGTGCTCGTGCTCAACTTCGGGCGGCGCCTCGCGCAGGGAACCGCCGACGAGGTGCTGTCGGACCCCGAGGTCATCGAGGCGTACCTGGGTCGCGGCGTCGCCGCCCAGCATGGCGGGACCAGCGAGCCGGCGGGCGGGGACCAGACGGGCGAGGGCGAGCGCAGCGAGCAGGGACCTGACGACCGCACGGGCGGGGCCGATGCTCA